In the genome of uncultured Fusobacterium sp., one region contains:
- the ileS gene encoding isoleucine--tRNA ligase has product MYKKVSTNLNFVEREKEIEKFWKENKIFEKSLDLRKGDKTYTFYDGPPTANGKPHIGHVLTRVIKDMIPRYRTMKGYDVPRKAGWDTHGLPVELEVEKLLGINGKDQIENYGLEPFINECKKSVWKYKSMWEDFSGTVGFWADMEKPYVTYDNNFIESEWWALKQIWEKGLLYKGFKIVPYCPRCGTPLSSHEVAQGYKDVKEKSAIVRFKVKGEDAYILAWTTTPWTLPSNVALCVNPKETYVKVKHGEYTYYMAEALVATVLKEDYEILETYVGKDLEYKEYEPLFDFVSPDKKCWFVTCDDYVTLTDGTGVVHIAPAFGEDDANVGRKYDLPFVQLVDAKGEMTKETPWAGTFCKKADKPILIDLETRGLLFDAPSFEHNYPHCWRCDTPLIYYARESWFIKMTAVKDDLIRNNNTINWIPKTIGKGRFGDWLENVQDWGISRDRYWGTPLNVWECECGHKHAIGSIAELKSMSPNCPDNIELHRPYIDAVTITCPHCGKQMHRVSEVIDCWFDSGSMPFAQHHYPFENQDLFEKQFPADFISEAVDQTRGWFYSLLAISTLIFNKAPYKNVIVLGHVQDENGQKMSKSKGNAVDPFEALATYGADAIRWYFYINSAPWLPNRFHGKAVLEGQRKFMSTLWNTYAFYVLYAEIDQFDPTKYTLDKEKLTVMDRWLLSKLNTVVKGVDENLADYKLLEAARLLQDFVDELSNWYVRRSRERFWVQDMTDDKITAYMTLYTALVTICKTAAPMIPFMTEEIYQNLVCSVDKNAPESIHLTDYPTVDETMIDKELEDNMEEVLQVVTLGRAARNAANIKNRQPIANIYVKAENVVGELYQNIIKEELNIKDIHFIDDASQFTSYTFKPQLKTLGQRYGKKVNEIRTLLAEIDGSKAKKELDTTGVLKLQLSDGTEAPLAPEDLLIDTAQTEGYMPLEDRGVTVILDTKLTPELIEEGFVREVISKIQSMRKEANFDVMDHIVLYEKDNDKIKDIITRNAEEIKHDTLTDEIVFGEVDGFTADFNVNGEKVSFGVKVNK; this is encoded by the coding sequence ATGTACAAAAAGGTGTCTACAAATCTTAATTTTGTAGAGAGAGAAAAAGAAATTGAAAAATTTTGGAAAGAAAACAAAATTTTTGAAAAAAGCTTAGATTTAAGAAAAGGGGATAAGACTTATACATTCTATGATGGACCACCTACAGCTAATGGAAAGCCTCATATAGGGCATGTTTTAACTCGTGTTATTAAAGATATGATCCCTAGATATAGAACAATGAAAGGTTATGATGTACCTAGAAAAGCTGGATGGGATACACATGGACTTCCAGTAGAACTAGAAGTAGAAAAACTATTAGGAATTAATGGTAAAGATCAAATTGAAAATTATGGACTTGAACCATTTATTAATGAGTGTAAAAAAAGTGTATGGAAATATAAAAGCATGTGGGAAGATTTCTCTGGAACTGTAGGATTCTGGGCAGATATGGAGAAACCATATGTAACTTATGATAATAATTTCATCGAATCTGAATGGTGGGCATTAAAACAAATTTGGGAAAAAGGATTATTATATAAAGGATTTAAAATAGTACCTTACTGCCCAAGATGTGGAACTCCTCTATCAAGCCATGAAGTTGCTCAAGGATATAAAGATGTAAAAGAAAAATCAGCTATTGTTAGATTTAAAGTTAAGGGGGAAGATGCTTATATTTTAGCATGGACAACTACTCCTTGGACTTTACCATCAAACGTAGCTCTTTGTGTAAACCCTAAAGAAACTTATGTAAAAGTAAAACATGGAGAATACACTTACTATATGGCAGAAGCTTTAGTAGCAACTGTGCTTAAAGAGGATTATGAAATCCTTGAAACTTATGTAGGAAAAGATTTAGAATATAAAGAGTATGAACCACTATTTGACTTTGTTTCACCAGATAAAAAATGTTGGTTTGTAACTTGTGATGATTATGTAACACTTACAGATGGAACTGGAGTAGTTCATATTGCACCTGCATTCGGGGAAGACGACGCCAATGTTGGAAGAAAATATGACTTACCATTTGTTCAATTAGTTGATGCTAAGGGGGAAATGACAAAAGAAACTCCTTGGGCTGGAACTTTCTGTAAAAAAGCTGATAAACCTATCTTAATAGATTTAGAAACAAGAGGGCTATTATTTGATGCTCCATCATTTGAACATAATTATCCTCATTGCTGGAGATGTGACACACCTCTTATCTACTATGCAAGAGAATCATGGTTCATCAAAATGACAGCTGTAAAAGATGATCTTATCAGAAATAATAATACAATTAACTGGATACCAAAAACAATAGGAAAAGGACGTTTTGGAGATTGGTTAGAAAATGTTCAAGACTGGGGTATCAGTAGGGATAGATATTGGGGAACTCCACTAAATGTTTGGGAGTGTGAATGTGGACATAAACATGCAATAGGAAGTATAGCTGAATTAAAATCTATGTCACCTAATTGTCCAGATAATATAGAGTTACACCGTCCATATATTGATGCTGTAACTATTACTTGTCCTCACTGTGGAAAACAAATGCATAGAGTGTCAGAAGTAATTGACTGTTGGTTTGACTCAGGATCAATGCCTTTTGCTCAACATCACTATCCATTTGAAAATCAAGATCTATTTGAAAAACAATTCCCTGCTGACTTTATATCAGAGGCAGTTGACCAAACAAGAGGATGGTTCTATTCACTTCTTGCAATATCTACTTTGATATTTAATAAAGCACCATATAAAAATGTAATTGTTTTAGGACACGTTCAAGATGAGAATGGACAAAAAATGTCTAAATCTAAAGGAAATGCAGTAGATCCATTTGAAGCTCTAGCAACTTATGGAGCAGATGCAATTCGTTGGTATTTCTATATTAACTCAGCTCCTTGGCTACCAAATAGATTCCACGGAAAAGCTGTATTAGAAGGACAACGTAAATTTATGTCAACATTATGGAACACTTATGCTTTCTATGTTCTATATGCTGAGATAGATCAATTTGATCCTACAAAATATACACTAGATAAAGAAAAATTAACTGTAATGGACAGATGGTTACTTTCAAAATTAAATACAGTTGTAAAAGGTGTAGATGAAAACCTAGCTGATTATAAATTATTAGAAGCAGCTAGACTTCTACAAGATTTTGTTGATGAATTAAGTAACTGGTATGTAAGAAGAAGTAGAGAACGTTTCTGGGTACAAGATATGACAGATGATAAGATCACTGCATATATGACTCTTTACACAGCATTAGTTACTATTTGTAAAACAGCAGCTCCAATGATTCCATTTATGACAGAGGAGATCTATCAAAATTTAGTTTGCAGTGTAGATAAAAATGCTCCTGAAAGTATTCACTTAACTGATTATCCAACAGTTGATGAAACAATGATTGATAAAGAACTTGAAGATAACATGGAAGAAGTGTTACAAGTTGTAACTTTAGGAAGAGCAGCAAGAAATGCAGCTAACATTAAAAATAGACAACCAATAGCTAATATCTATGTAAAAGCTGAAAATGTAGTTGGAGAGCTATATCAAAATATAATTAAAGAGGAACTAAATATTAAAGATATCCACTTTATAGATGATGCTTCACAATTTACTTCATATACATTTAAACCACAACTAAAAACTTTAGGACAAAGATATGGTAAAAAAGTTAATGAGATTCGTACTTTATTAGCTGAAATTGATGGAAGCAAAGCTAAAAAAGAACTTGATACAACAGGAGTTCTTAAATTACAACTTTCTGATGGAACAGAAGCACCTTTAGCACCAGAAGATCTTTTAATAGATACTGCTCAAACTGAAGGATATATGCCTTTAGAAGATAGAGGAGTTACTGTTATCCTTGATACAAAACTTACTCCTGAATTAATAGAAGAAGGATTTGTAAGAGAAGTTATCAGTAAAATCCAATCTATGCGTAAAGAAGCTAACTTTGATGTAATGGATCATATTGTTCTTTATGAAAAAGACAATGATAAGATAAAAGATATTATTACTAGAAATGCAGAGGAAATTAAACATGATACTTTAACAGATGAGATAGTGTTTGGAGAAGTAGATGGATTTACAGCAGATTTTAATGTAAATGGAGAAAAAGTTTCTTTTGGAGTAAAAGTAAATAAATAG
- a CDS encoding LytTR family DNA-binding domain-containing protein, translating into MVKCVIVEDEFPAREELKFFIENHDGIELEKEFENPLDALKYLQDNKTDVVFLDINMPELDGMSLGKILSKLDENLKIIFITAYRDYAPEAFEIKAFDYLLKPYSDKRINEVLDNITKLKEHEHTKEVSQITKITVTSDEKMFVISIDDIYYIEAGEKESIIHTKDHSYSSKIKISKWEELLPVWKFYRTHRSYIVNLDKITEVEPWFNGTYILKIQDLKFKVPVSRNNIKEFKEMLVIK; encoded by the coding sequence ATGGTTAAATGTGTAATAGTTGAAGATGAGTTTCCGGCTAGAGAAGAATTGAAATTCTTTATTGAAAACCATGATGGAATAGAGTTAGAAAAAGAGTTTGAAAATCCACTTGATGCTTTAAAATATCTTCAAGATAATAAAACTGATGTGGTTTTTTTAGATATAAATATGCCTGAATTAGATGGAATGAGCCTTGGAAAAATATTGTCAAAATTAGATGAAAATCTAAAAATAATTTTTATCACAGCATATAGAGATTATGCTCCTGAAGCTTTTGAGATAAAAGCTTTCGATTATCTTTTAAAGCCTTATTCTGATAAAAGAATAAATGAGGTATTAGATAATATTACTAAACTTAAAGAGCATGAGCACACAAAAGAGGTCAGCCAAATAACTAAGATCACTGTCACTTCTGATGAAAAAATGTTTGTTATCTCTATTGATGATATATATTATATTGAAGCTGGAGAAAAAGAGAGTATTATCCATACAAAAGATCACTCTTACTCTTCTAAAATAAAGATCTCTAAATGGGAAGAACTTCTGCCAGTATGGAAATTTTATAGAACTCATAGATCGTATATTGTTAATCTTGATAAGATAACTGAGGTTGAACCTTGGTTTAATGGAACTTATATTTTAAAAATTCAAGATCTAAAATTCAAAGTTCCTGTAAGTCGTAATAATATCAAAGAGTTTAAAGAGATGTTAGTTATTAAATAA
- a CDS encoding transposase gives MILAKKVRLYPTKEQEQKLWQSVGTARFIYNYTLTKQEENYKNGGKFISDGIIRKELTQLKKSELTWLNEVSNNVTKQAVKDACNAYKRFFKGLANKPKFKSRKKSKPSFYNDTSKLKVKEKKVLIEKVGWIKINEQIPIDVKYNNPRVTYDNKYWYLSVGVKVDKKQEELTDISLGIDLGLKDLAICSDGKVFNNINKTKKVKKLEKKLKQKQRQISRKYEMNKIKKEGGGRCQFIKTKNIEKLENTTKLIHRKLVNIRNNYLHQVTTSIVKTKPYRIVIEDLNVSGMMKNKHLSDSVRKQCFNKFRQYITYKTELNGIELIVADRFYPSSKTCSICGSIKHDLKLKDRIYKCQHCGAIIDRDYNASLNLSMYKLA, from the coding sequence ATGATACTTGCGAAGAAAGTTAGACTTTATCCAACTAAAGAGCAAGAACAAAAATTGTGGCAATCTGTAGGGACTGCTAGGTTTATCTATAATTACACTCTTACGAAACAGGAAGAAAATTATAAAAATGGTGGAAAATTTATTAGCGATGGAATTATCAGAAAAGAATTAACTCAATTAAAGAAGTCAGAACTAACTTGGTTAAATGAAGTATCAAATAATGTTACTAAGCAAGCTGTAAAAGACGCTTGTAATGCTTATAAAAGATTTTTCAAAGGTTTAGCAAATAAACCAAAATTTAAGAGTAGAAAGAAAAGTAAACCTAGTTTTTACAATGATACTTCAAAATTAAAAGTTAAAGAGAAAAAAGTTTTAATTGAAAAAGTAGGTTGGATAAAAATAAATGAACAAATACCTATTGATGTTAAATATAATAATCCTAGAGTTACTTATGATAATAAGTATTGGTATCTATCTGTAGGAGTAAAAGTTGATAAAAAACAGGAAGAATTAACAGATATTTCATTAGGTATAGATTTAGGATTAAAAGACTTGGCTATTTGTTCAGATGGAAAAGTTTTTAACAATATTAATAAAACTAAAAAAGTTAAAAAGTTAGAAAAGAAATTAAAACAGAAACAAAGACAAATTAGCAGAAAATATGAGATGAATAAAATCAAAAAAGAAGGAGGTGGGCGTTGTCAATTTATAAAAACTAAAAATATAGAAAAATTGGAAAATACAACAAAACTAATACATAGAAAATTAGTAAACATTCGAAACAACTATCTTCATCAAGTTACAACAAGTATAGTGAAAACCAAACCATACAGAATTGTAATAGAAGATTTGAATGTTTCTGGAATGATGAAAAATAAACATTTGTCTGATTCAGTAAGAAAACAATGTTTTAATAAATTTAGACAATATATAACCTATAAAACAGAATTAAATGGAATTGAATTAATAGTAGCAGATAGATTTTATCCATCATCAAAAACTTGTAGTATTTGTGGTTCTATCAAACATGATTTGAAATTGAAAGATAGAATTTACAAGTGTCAACATTGTGGAGCGATAATTGATAGAGATTATAATGCTTCATTAAATTTATCTATGTATAAATTAGCATAA
- a CDS encoding sensor histidine kinase, with product MLFKLISHLFNNLGYIIAIAFFFTKLKRAKDIFTHKKYSKKDVFILSCFFSILAIIGTYTGADYRGAIVNVRNIGVVVGGILAGPEVGILAGFIAGLHRLFIDVDPITTIPCATATMIGGFITAYLYKKCNEKNFYLYGFLGGFLVENLSMLLILVMGKDFELAKDIVSNIYFPMILANAVGVSIVLLIIQDIIEEKDIIAGKQAKLSLEIANKTLPYFRNGESLNEVCKIISDSLGAKAVVITNEKYITASYSTSEDFKIAHTDIKSEVTKQVLKTGKLCIIGQCDDVKYFQCVTGKIKSCIISPLFQGDKVSGTLKIYFDTKENVTASNQYLVEGLSLLISTQLELSSVENLKTMAKEAELKALQTQINPHFLFNALHTTSFFVRKDPNKAREIIIDLSTYLRYNLENSCKLVPLEMELEQVKAYFNIEKARFGEKISLNIDVDENVKNISIPSLIIQPLVENSIKHGLLKKREGGFVNIIAKKENEGCFITIEDNGIGIDQKIIDNLDDRIDKNIGLKNVHNRIKLIYGKGLIVEKLETGTKISFYIE from the coding sequence ATTTTGTTTAAATTAATTAGTCATCTTTTTAATAACTTAGGTTACATTATTGCTATTGCTTTTTTCTTTACAAAGCTAAAAAGAGCCAAAGATATATTCACTCATAAAAAATACTCTAAAAAAGATGTTTTTATTCTTTCATGTTTCTTTTCAATTTTAGCAATTATTGGTACATATACTGGTGCAGATTATCGTGGTGCTATTGTTAATGTAAGAAATATTGGTGTTGTGGTTGGTGGAATTTTAGCTGGACCAGAAGTTGGAATACTTGCTGGATTTATTGCAGGACTTCATCGACTTTTCATAGATGTAGATCCAATTACTACTATCCCTTGTGCTACTGCTACTATGATTGGAGGATTTATCACAGCATATCTATATAAAAAATGTAATGAGAAAAACTTCTATTTATATGGGTTTCTTGGAGGATTTTTAGTTGAAAATCTCAGCATGCTACTTATTTTAGTTATGGGAAAAGATTTTGAACTGGCAAAGGATATTGTTTCAAACATATATTTTCCAATGATTTTAGCTAATGCAGTGGGAGTTTCTATTGTTTTACTTATTATTCAAGATATTATTGAGGAGAAGGATATTATAGCTGGAAAACAAGCTAAGCTTTCTCTGGAAATTGCCAATAAAACTTTACCCTATTTTAGAAATGGGGAATCTTTAAATGAAGTTTGTAAAATTATATCTGATTCTTTAGGAGCAAAAGCTGTAGTAATTACTAATGAAAAATATATTACTGCTAGCTATTCAACATCTGAAGATTTTAAAATTGCTCATACAGATATAAAAAGTGAAGTAACAAAACAAGTTTTAAAAACTGGAAAATTATGTATAATTGGACAATGTGATGATGTTAAATATTTTCAATGTGTCACTGGAAAAATTAAATCTTGTATTATCTCACCATTATTCCAAGGAGATAAAGTCTCTGGGACTTTAAAGATATACTTTGATACTAAAGAAAATGTAACTGCTTCAAATCAATATTTAGTTGAGGGATTATCTCTTCTTATCTCTACTCAGTTGGAGTTAAGTAGTGTTGAAAATCTTAAAACTATGGCAAAGGAAGCTGAATTAAAAGCTCTACAAACTCAAATTAATCCACATTTTCTTTTTAATGCTTTACATACTACATCTTTCTTTGTGAGAAAAGATCCTAATAAAGCTAGAGAGATTATTATAGATCTTTCAACTTATTTAAGATATAATCTTGAAAATTCTTGTAAATTAGTACCTCTTGAGATGGAGTTAGAGCAAGTAAAAGCATATTTTAATATTGAAAAAGCTCGTTTTGGAGAGAAAATATCTTTAAATATAGATGTAGATGAAAATGTTAAAAATATCAGTATCCCTAGCCTTATTATTCAACCTCTTGTTGAAAATAGTATAAAACATGGATTATTAAAAAAACGTGAAGGTGGATTTGTAAATATAATAGCAAAAAAGGAAAATGAAGGTTGCTTTATAACAATAGAAGATAACGGTATTGGAATTGATCAAAAAATCATTGATAATTTAGATGATAGAATAGATAAAAATATTGGATTAAAAAATGTACATAATAGAATTAAACTAATATATGGTAAGGGTCTTATTGTTGAGAAATTAGAAACTGGAACAAAAATATCCTTTTATATTGAATAG
- a CDS encoding carbon starvation protein A, which translates to MVSFIVSIIALIVGYMIYGKIVDGIFGPDPNRDTPAKRLSDGVDYVEMDWKKAFLIQFLNIAGTGPIFGAVAGAMWGPAAFIWIVFGCIFAGSVHDFLIGMMSLRKDGASVSELVGENLGEGARKLMVVFSIVLLVLVGVVFITSPAAILNDLTGIDKMVLIGIIIIYYLAATVLPVDKIIGRIYPIFGIALLIMAIGIGVGIVVQGYDIPEIAFHNFHPKGQSVFPYLCISIACGAISGFHATQSPMMARCLQNEREGRKVFYGAMISEGIVALVWAAAAMSFFGGTPGLGEALGHGGAAVVVNKISNTVLGKVGGALALLGVVACPITSGDTAFRSARLTIADTIKYKQGPIVNRFIVAIPLFVVGVALCFIDFNILWRYFSWSNQTLATIALWAAAKYLNNNGKNYKIALIPAIFMTVVVTDYIIIAPEGFVRFFQGTPVATIEMIGLVCGIVVSALCTIGFFKTLKK; encoded by the coding sequence ATGGTAAGTTTTATTGTATCAATTATAGCTTTAATTGTAGGATATATGATTTATGGTAAAATCGTAGATGGAATATTTGGACCAGATCCAAATAGAGATACCCCAGCTAAAAGATTAAGTGATGGAGTGGATTATGTTGAGATGGATTGGAAAAAAGCATTTTTGATTCAATTTCTTAATATAGCAGGGACAGGACCAATATTTGGAGCTGTAGCAGGAGCTATGTGGGGACCAGCAGCATTTATTTGGATAGTATTTGGATGTATATTTGCAGGATCAGTTCATGACTTCTTAATTGGAATGATGTCATTGAGAAAAGATGGTGCAAGTGTATCTGAATTGGTTGGAGAAAATTTAGGAGAGGGAGCAAGAAAACTTATGGTAGTTTTCTCAATAGTTCTTCTAGTTCTTGTAGGAGTTGTATTTATAACAAGTCCAGCAGCAATATTAAATGACTTAACTGGAATAGATAAAATGGTTCTTATAGGAATTATTATTATTTATTACTTAGCAGCAACAGTTCTTCCAGTAGATAAAATTATTGGTAGAATCTATCCAATATTTGGTATAGCACTATTGATAATGGCTATAGGAATTGGAGTAGGAATAGTAGTTCAAGGATATGATATCCCAGAAATAGCTTTCCATAACTTCCATCCAAAAGGACAATCAGTATTCCCTTATCTTTGTATCTCAATAGCTTGTGGAGCAATTTCAGGATTCCATGCAACACAATCACCTATGATGGCAAGATGTCTTCAAAATGAAAGAGAAGGAAGAAAAGTATTCTACGGAGCAATGATATCTGAAGGTATAGTTGCATTAGTATGGGCAGCAGCAGCAATGAGCTTCTTTGGTGGAACTCCAGGATTAGGAGAAGCACTAGGACACGGTGGAGCAGCTGTTGTAGTTAATAAAATTTCTAATACAGTACTAGGAAAAGTTGGAGGAGCTTTAGCACTATTAGGAGTTGTTGCTTGTCCAATAACTTCAGGAGATACAGCATTTAGAAGTGCAAGACTTACAATAGCAGATACTATTAAATATAAACAAGGACCTATAGTTAATAGATTTATTGTTGCAATTCCTCTATTCGTAGTTGGAGTAGCACTATGCTTTATAGATTTCAACATTCTATGGAGATATTTCAGCTGGTCTAACCAAACATTAGCAACAATAGCATTATGGGCAGCAGCTAAATACTTAAATAACAATGGTAAAAATTATAAGATTGCTCTTATACCAGCAATATTTATGACAGTAGTAGTTACAGATTATATTATTATAGCTCCAGAAGGATTTGTAAGATTCTTCCAAGGAACACCAGTTGCTACTATTGAAATGATTGGACTTGTTTGTGGTATAGTTGTTTCAGCTCTATGTACAATAGGATTCTTTAAAACTTTAAAGAAATAG
- a CDS encoding replication initiation protein, translated as MRDIKENKISNNFFNFSTFFNTEILFTKRFSKNDILFKQFLIKHIVTTDEKKLEIKENEIKKIISLPHGETVDSFLSKFCSKRIVIYYGKSKLNPYELSLSIVASYLKIEDRYKIKISDDFYKIFNSEKNDFKLFYLNILLSFSNTISRNLFNLLKSISNEAFLEISLEELKNYLNIEESYDRFFDFEHKILVPALKEIEEFLLYKVEYSKIKESNSKNSKIKGIRFDIIQTADNNREKNLTLLFELFNPFAKNEKLLQEFITKQSFFYSFNYLKRNIEYSLLHSCKNLDSFLIEAIEKDYVNTRFKTKFKNFSKQYTLISNLNQNFTSLDDFRDNIFKEIDKKKLSELSILVKFMKSSFQLFRNNFLTNEALNKNEIYKTFYTNFQENNEFTFENKHLLLIAEFNDTCCESYFAIFKK; from the coding sequence ATGAGAGATATAAAAGAAAATAAAATTTCTAATAATTTTTTTAATTTTTCAACTTTTTTCAATACTGAAATATTATTTACTAAAAGATTTTCAAAAAATGATATTCTTTTTAAGCAATTTTTAATAAAACATATTGTAACAACTGATGAAAAAAAATTAGAAATAAAAGAGAATGAAATAAAAAAAATAATTTCTCTCCCTCATGGAGAAACTGTTGACTCTTTTTTATCAAAATTTTGTTCTAAAAGAATTGTTATCTACTATGGAAAATCTAAACTTAATCCCTATGAACTATCTTTAAGTATTGTTGCTTCCTATTTAAAAATTGAAGATAGGTATAAAATTAAAATAAGTGATGATTTTTATAAGATATTTAACTCTGAAAAAAATGATTTTAAACTTTTCTATTTAAACATTTTATTAAGTTTTTCCAACACAATTAGTAGAAATCTATTTAATCTATTAAAAAGTATATCTAATGAAGCTTTTCTTGAGATTTCATTAGAGGAGTTAAAAAATTATTTAAATATAGAGGAATCTTATGATCGTTTCTTTGATTTTGAACATAAAATTCTTGTTCCAGCTTTGAAAGAAATCGAAGAGTTTTTACTATATAAAGTTGAGTACTCAAAAATTAAAGAATCTAATAGTAAAAATAGTAAAATTAAGGGGATTCGTTTTGATATAATTCAAACTGCTGATAACAATAGAGAAAAGAATCTAACTTTACTTTTTGAATTATTTAATCCTTTTGCTAAAAACGAAAAGCTATTACAAGAGTTTATAACAAAACAATCTTTCTTTTATAGTTTCAATTATTTAAAAAGAAATATTGAATATTCTCTACTACATAGTTGTAAAAATTTAGATAGTTTTTTAATTGAGGCTATTGAAAAAGATTATGTTAATACTAGATTTAAAACTAAGTTTAAAAATTTTTCAAAACAATATACTCTTATTTCAAATCTAAATCAAAATTTTACATCATTAGATGATTTTAGGGATAATATTTTTAAAGAGATTGATAAAAAGAAATTAAGTGAACTATCAATTTTAGTTAAATTTATGAAAAGTTCCTTCCAATTGTTTAGAAATAACTTTTTAACAAATGAGGCTTTAAATAAAAATGAAATTTATAAAACTTTCTATACTAATTTTCAAGAAAATAATGAATTTACATTTGAAAATAAACATCTATTACTTATAGCAGAGTTTAACGATACATGTTGTGAAAGTTATTTTGCTATTTTTAAAAAATAA
- a CDS encoding PTS sugar transporter subunit IIA, whose product MFQFIIATHGNFAKGIENSIGIILGKFENLESLPCYTKEDFNLAKEIDRMLLQYKDKEIIVVTDIFGGSVNNAFMEKIPSNKNLHVISGLNLSLILELLGEQEEYNNAKELIENSIINSKESVKYGNLELEKENQMEDEEF is encoded by the coding sequence ATGTTTCAATTTATAATAGCTACACATGGAAATTTTGCCAAAGGGATAGAAAATTCAATAGGTATCATCTTAGGAAAGTTTGAGAATTTGGAGTCACTACCATGCTATACTAAAGAAGATTTTAACTTAGCCAAAGAGATAGATAGAATGTTACTTCAATATAAAGATAAAGAGATAATAGTAGTAACAGATATATTTGGTGGAAGTGTTAACAATGCCTTTATGGAAAAAATTCCTAGTAATAAAAATTTACATGTTATTTCGGGATTAAATTTATCATTAATATTAGAACTTTTAGGAGAACAAGAAGAGTATAACAATGCAAAAGAATTAATAGAAAACTCAATAATTAATTCAAAAGAATCTGTAAAATATGGAAATTTAGAGTTAGAAAAAGAAAATCAAATGGAAGATGAAGAATTTTAA
- a CDS encoding PTS sugar transporter subunit IIB, translating to MILLLRVDHRLLHGQVAFSWTQTLGADCILIANDAVAGDELRKTTMKLAKPQGVKLVIKDIKAAIEALNSGVTDKYKLFIVVESVEDAYKIVSNVKQIKQVNLGGIKPREGSRNISKTINLLEEEEKMIKELESQGVEVEIRQLPGDNKIYL from the coding sequence ATGATACTTTTATTAAGAGTAGATCACAGATTATTACATGGACAAGTTGCTTTTTCATGGACACAAACATTAGGAGCTGATTGTATACTAATAGCAAATGATGCAGTAGCAGGAGATGAGCTAAGAAAGACAACAATGAAATTAGCAAAACCACAGGGAGTAAAATTAGTTATTAAAGATATCAAAGCAGCAATAGAAGCTTTGAATTCAGGAGTAACTGATAAGTATAAGTTATTTATAGTTGTTGAATCAGTAGAAGATGCTTATAAAATAGTTTCAAATGTAAAACAAATAAAACAAGTTAATCTAGGTGGAATAAAACCAAGAGAGGGAAGTAGAAATATTTCAAAAACTATAAATCTTTTAGAAGAAGAAGAAAAGATGATAAAAGAGTTAGAATCACAAGGAGTAGAGGTTGAAATTAGACAACTACCAGGAGATAATAAGATTTATTTATAA